The sequence GGTGAAATGCGAGAGGACAGAATTGATTTCTGACCCTCAACCTTGGACGTCTGTGAATTAGTGGATGCAGAAAGCATGGTTTTTCATCCTGCTCCTGCCACATCGCTAGGCGTCAGTAACGCCCGCCGAAAAAATAACCTGCAACAGGTTTTTCAAAGTAGTAAGAATTTTTAATGCCTCTCTCATGGGCATACATCTGTTAAAGCAGAACTGTCAGTAAATTGGGGGACAAGAGATGGTCGACTTCAAAAAGCTTCGCGAGGACAAGGCAAAGCCGAAGCCCGTCGCCCCACGAGATATCTTTCATTCCCTCCCGAAAGCCGTCGGGATCAATGACCTTTATGTTAGCCAAGCCGAGGCTCTCGATGCTTGGTATCCGTCCCGCAGAAACGACAAGGATGTCGTTGTAAAACTGCATACGGGGGGAGGAAAGACCCTGGTTGCGCTGCTCATGGCACAATCAACCATGAATGAACTCGGTGAACCCGTTCTTTATCTCGCACCAACTACCCAGCTCGTCGAACAGGTTATTGCCAAAGCGACTGAATATGGAATACGCGCGGTACCCTACACGAGGGGGCAGCCTCTAGCCTCCGAGTTTCTAGATGGTAACGCCGTTCTCGTGGGGGCCTACGAGAGCCTTTTCAGTGGTCGCAGTAAATTTGGTGTTCGGGGTTCCGCGAAGCCGGCAGTGAAAGTCGGCGGCATCATCTTGGACGACGCGCACGTCGCGCTTTCCTCTGTTCGTAAAGCATTCAGCCTGACAATCACGTCGAAAGACCACCTCGAGGTCTATCAGGAGATGGCGGATCGATTCAGGGGCGCGTTCGACGAGGTCGGACGAGGCGGCGCCTTTGCTGACATCACGAGGGGGAAGGATTTCGGCGTGATCGAGGTCCCCAGCTGGGCTTGGCTGTCCAAGGTCCCCGAAGTTCGGGAATTTCTTTCACAGCATGTCGAGGGCGTTGATCCCTACATATGGCCTCTCCTACGTGACAATCTGGCCATGTGCCACTGCCTCTTCAGCCGCAAATCGGTGACGATCACCCCCACCTTTCCACCGGTTGATCTTCTTCCTACGTTCGATGACGCTAAACGCCGGATCTACATGTCTGCTACGATTTGGACGACAGCGAGATTGTTCGCACATTCGGTGCCTCCCCTGCTGCAGTTGGCAGACCGATTCAGTCTTCATCGCTTGCGGGTGTAGGCGAGCGCATGATCTTGGTGCCCGAGCTGATGCCGCTCGGCAATGTCGCTATCACACCGATGGTTAAACAGATCGCGAAATGGATTGCCGGTTATGCCGGCGTCGCGATTTTGGCGCCGTCCGGGACCATTGCCAAAGGATGGTTGGATACTGCGGAATATCCAGAGACAAGCGAAGCGGTTAGCCACCGTATAAAAGATATGCAGGCCGGATCCTTCAAGGGTCCGATCGTTCTTGCTAACCGATACGACGGCATTGATTTGGCTGGTCCGTCTTGCCGCCTGCTGATTATGGATGGCCTGCCACAGGGTACGACCGACTACGATATGTTTCGGACGAGTGTTCTTGCAGATTCCGCGGTCAACTCGTTGTTGGCTCAGCGGATCGAGCAGGGCATAGGGCGCGGCTCCAGGGGCGGCGGCGATTTCTGCGTTGTCGTCCTGACGGGAAGCGATTTGGTTGCATGGATCGGACGCAAGAAGAATCTTGAGCATCTGACCGCGAGCAGCCGCGTCCAACTCAACGTGGGACAGGAAGTGAGTGAGGCTGTCGCCAGCTATCAGGAAATTGGCGAAACGATGCTCAAGTGTTTGAACAGGGATCCGGATTGGGTTGCCTACCATGCGTCAGAGTTGGCAGCCGCCACCCGGCCCCCGGGTATCGACGAACTGGCGCTGAAGGTCGCCGGTGCTGAGCGCAGGGCTTTCCGGCTGGAAAGAGTGGGACAGTATGAAAGCGCCATTCAAGAACTCGAACACCTAATTTCCTCACCAGACCTAGTACAGGATGGTCAGAGAAGGGCATGGCTTTCCTCGTTGGCAGCTCGCATCGCTTTCCATATGAATGACGATCACAAGGGTCAGCGACTTCAGACGTCAGCTTTCGCAACCAACAACAACCATATCCCACCTCGCATCCGACCCGCCTACATTCCGCGACCAATGGCAGGTCCACAATCCATGGCGATTGTTAGCCGAATCCTCGAATACCAACGTCGTGGGTCGCTCATTCCTGCTTATAACGAAGCGGTCTCGGCTTTAGTGCCCGACGCCTCCCCGTTCCAATATGAGGAAGCGTTAAAGAACCTTGGAGCATATCTTGGTTTTGACGCCGAGCGACCGGAAGCAGTGCACAAAACAGGGCCTGATGTTTTGTGGCGAACGAGCGGTTTGTTCGACTTTGTCATAGAAGCCAAAAGCGACAAGGAGAAGGACAACCCGCTCTACAAGAACGACCATGCTCAACTCCTAGAAGCCGAGCAATGGTTCAGGCGATGCTATCCCGGAAGGCAGTCTTTGCGGGTTTCGGCGCTTCCGGAGCCCATCGCCGATCGGAAAGCAAGCACCCAGGGAACGTACGCCCTCAAGTTGGAGGAAGTGACAAAGCTCGTCGGAGCGGTCCGTAATCTCTATGTCTATCTAATTGGGCAACCCGGAGACAGGGAGGTTCTTCAAGAGCGCTGTGAGGCTGAATTGCGCCGTACTGGCCTAACGCCGGACGGCATCAAGACGATCTATTTAACTGAGTTCAGATGAACGTTGCCGCCCTCTCCCACGGATTTTGACGGCGGCAAATGCGCTGCCGTTTTGCGATAAGCGTCGCCACGAATAAGCCGCGAAACAAAAGGGGATTCTATCACCAGAAACATCTGAACGCCCGAGGACCCGACCTCGTACCGACCATCGTTTGCTGCCTTCGCATCAAATTACACCCCATGCACGGAAGCTTCCTCTCCCCGTCACTTCCCGAACGCCGAGTTCGGCGACGAGATCGAGCGCCGCACGATGGCTAACCTTCAATTCCTTGACTATAATCGACGAGGATACGATCGGTCGCGCCATCAGCAAGTCCACAACGCGCGGCAAACTGCTGGATGAGCGCTTTCCCTTCAGTTTGCGCTCGAGGTGCTCCCTAGCCTGTCCCAGCCGAATTACTTCCTTCATGGCCAGTTCAGCGCTGCTCGCCATTGCATCCAGCCCGGCAAGCACTCGTGATACACGATTGTGTGATCGCCGCCGTTCCCGCGGCACAGCTTTCAGACCGGAGCAGATGCCGAACAGGTGCGAGGACACCTTTCCGCGCACCCGGAAATAGGAATTCACCAGTTGTGTACCAAGCCAATGCTGCCGCTGCAATGGCTCTATGCATTCCCATGCGTCCCATATAACTGCGGCCGCCAACGTGGTCGGCAAGGCGTCGGCCTCAGCCAGAGCCGCTCTCCAATCCGAAAGGCGCCCTTCCTCGTTCCAACCCGGATCCCGGACAATGAGCTCACCGACCATCAAAGGATCCGCCTTGCGGCCCTCGCCCGTTGCCACCGCTTCGAGCACACGGGCGGATCGATTAAGGACCGCATCGATTTCCGCCATCTCCGCCGCAAAACCGTTCTCGTCTTCGTTCAATGCCAGTTCGATGGATAATGACGAGCTCCCTTCGCCTACCACCTCTCGTTCCGTAGAGTCCTCTGATCGCCCCGCGAGGCTTACGACCCCAGCCCTGCTCGTCGCCCAGCCCGGGTCAGCGCTTGCGATGCGCCGCCGCGCCCTCAAGATTGAATGTGCGATTGTGACTTCATGGGTCGGGGTGCGGACATCCCGATTTGCGTCGTGGAGAACGAGATCCTCGAGATGGACAAGCTCGCCGGCGACCCACATGCTGGCGGCCGCCTCGATGAAGTGCGACCTTTCGGTAAAGCCCTGCCTGACGGGGCTGCGGCGAACAACCTCGTCGAGACGCGCGAGCTGATCTTCCGCCCTTGCGATGGCCGGAAGCAGCGCCGCCAGTGGCAAATCACCGGTTTCATATCTCATTGTTTTAACGTATCTATTTTGATAATCTTGAAGCTATAATAGCATACACTTCAATCATAGCCGATACTTTTTCTCGCGCGCGTACTATTAGAGCTGCCAAAGGCGTTCGAACTGTACAGGATTAGCGCCGATGGACGTGACATCGATGAAAATCACTGTTTTCCAGCCACTTGCGACGTGTTTACTTTGACTCCAAAGGACCAAGAGACGTTTACAAACGATCGTTTATCCTTATCCTCTGCGTTTGGAAAACTGCTCTTCAACACTTCTCGGGCACTGCATATGGCCGCTAACACCAACAATCGGGCTTCCCGTCGACCGCAGGGCCGGCTGATCGGCTATGCACGCGTCTCTACGGACGAGCAGGCAACGGAAGCCCAGGAAATCGATCTGCGATCGGCCGGGTGCGATGTGATCGTCCAGGAACACGGATCCGGCGCTTCGCGTGCCCGACCTGCCCTTTCCAAACTCGTTCGCGAGATCGTCGCCGGCGACACACTCGTTGTGGTACGGCTTGACCGTCTGGCGCGCTCGGTCAGCCACCTGCTCGAGGTCATCGAGGATCTGACGGCGAAGGGCGCGCATTTCCGGTCGCTGCGCGATCCCATCGACACATCGACGCCGCAGGGAATGTTTTCGCTTCAGGTTCTTGGCGCCGTGGCGCAGCTCGAGCGCGCGCTCATTTCCGAACGAACGAAGGCGGGTATCCGGGCAGCCAAGTCCAAAGGAAAGCTTCCCGGCAACCCCGGCATCCGGGAAAAACGCCCCGAGGTGTTGGCCAGGATGACCGCGGCCCAGAAAGCGGCATATGGCGATCGCATCCAGGCCTCGGCGAACCAATGGCTTCCGACCGTTCGGCGCATGCGGCCGGATCACACATGGGACGACATCGCACGAGTGCTCAAGCAGCGCGGCCTCGACTGGACGCCAGAACGTCTTCGCCGGGCCGTGAAGTGGATGGTGACTGAACGCATGGCGGATGCAGTGCTGCTGAAAAAATCCCCGCCCCGGCTTCCCGAGGATCGCCTGATGACGCTTGTGGCCGGCATCCATTCGTCGAACGCGGACCTCACGCTGCGCGAGATCGCCGCCCAGCTCGAAAGGCTGCACGAGCGTACGCCGCGCGGCGGATCCAAATGGTCGCCCTCGTCTGTCAAGAACCTCATTGATCGTGCCCGCCGTTCCGGGTTGATCGCTGACGTCGATATGACCGCGGCCGAATAGCGAGAGGATCACCACGATCTCGGCTTTTGTAGGCTTTTCAGCAGCGAAGCCGAAACGTGGACGTGGCTATCGTCTTCGGCGTCCTCATCTGTTCGTGGTTTTCCGGCGCTGGCCGCACTTTTCTGCTCGTCCAGCTTTGCCCGGAGCAACGCCATGACCATCGGCCAGGTCGAAAACTTCCCGTCCTTGGCCCGGTCGGTCAGGCTGCGCAGATAGCCGCCGGCGTTGTTAATCTGACCGGCCCGCTGATAAATCGCCGCCAGTGTGATCGCCGCGTGCTGCTCGCCCATGGTTTCGCGGGCCTCCTGCCAGGCGCTTGGGCTGATCCCCAGCATCGGCCGGGCAAGGTCGGTCGCCGCCAGCAAGTCGCGCCAGTGCCGGATGGACCCACCCTGCGCGAGTTCCCCAATCTCGGGGCAGGCGTCCAGCACAATCCCCAAAGGCAGCTCACGTTTCGGCAAGCTCCGCACGTTGTCGGTTTCCGCGGCGCTGCCGCCCGCTTCTTCTCTTTGTCGAAAGCCGTATTCAGATTCAAATTTAGAGTCTGGTTTTGAATTTTGTATGTGACGACCGTTATGGGACTCATTGGCGACCGGATTCAGTGATTTCGTAAATGTTTCCAATGCGTCACGAATTTCGGTGTGCAACTCATGAAGTTCCTGCGCGATGCTCTCTACAAGCTGGCGGGGAGCAGAACGCGGCAACTTGGCGATGACGCTCTGATAGGTCTGTAAAACCCTTCCCCAGTTTCCGGGAACGCTCTCTCCGATGCCCGTTTCGATCATTTTGACGATGTCACGGCGAAGAAGCGTCAGCCGTTCCTTGGCCACCCGGAAGGCCTTCTTCTCAGCTTGCACGGCTTGAGCGAGGTCTCGAAACTCCTCGGCCCTGGCAACGATCGGTGACAGATCAAAGCCGTAGGCCTGCTCGACCTCCCCTCCCCTTCCCTTGCGGGCAAACCGCTTGCCATTGGGACTGTCGCGACGGATGATGAGCCCGCAATCAACCAGGACGGCAAGATGCCGGCGGAGCGTCGTAGCAGGCATACCATTGGCGCGCGTCATCAGCTGCTCGTTAGAGGGCCACACCACCAGCTCGGCGTCGCCGGTCAACGCAGTCTCCGGATGAAAAGTCAGTAGAGCATTCAAGATTGACAAGGAGCGGTCCGTCGCTCCGATCAATTCTCGGGATTCACGGATGTGCTGGAAGACTTGCCACTTGTGGGCGACAGCGTCTGGTGCGGCTGCCTTAGCGGCCATCTGGCTTGCAATATGGCCGAGCGTCATCGGCCGCCGCCCAAAGGGCGTCGTTACAATAGTCTCTCTCATGCCTTCGCCTTTAAGCGAGGGGCAAAGCGGATTCGCACCGCGAACAACGATGTTCGGATTTGACAGCCGAATCAGAGAGGGCTATTGTTTCTTTGTCACAAGGAACATGGGCTCTCGGATGGTTCGCCGTTCGGGGGCCTTTCTTTTTTGCCGTTCGCTTCCTCTCCTTTTTCCAACACCGATCGGGCGGATCGGCTACGCATCAAACCTTGGCAGCTGCCAAGGTTTATGAATCTCGGGTCGCGTTGTATCGTTCTACCAGCCCGGGCAACTCGCTCTGGATGAACTCGGCAAACCCGGGGGCTAGAGACGGGTTGAATGTTATCTTCACCTCTGTCGGCTTGAAGCTAGCTGTCCCGAGCTTGCGGCCGCTGCCGTCTCCAACTGTCACCGTTTCTGCTGGTGCCCGAGTCTTTGCAGCCGCCGCGTTTAACGCCAACACGAAACGGTCATCCGACCTCAAAACCTTGGCACCTGCCAAGGTTTCTCGAACGCGAGCTATCGCATCTCCATCTGCGCAGGCCTTTGCGAATGCCGTCCAACGCGAACGCCCAGCCTTCGGCGCTCGGCCGATCGCTCTCATCACATCCTCCGGTACTGATCTGCAGACCGACCGAAAACGTGCTAACTCCGGGTCATCAACCGCAAGGGCCGCCCGAATATCGCGGGCTTTCACACCTGCCAAATCCATTCCGGATGCGAACAACGCTTTCTCGGCCCAGCTAAGGTCCTGGCGCGCTGAATTCTCGATACCTTGGGCGATAACGAGCTGACGGTCATCGAGACTAGCGACTTTTGCTCTTACCTTCAGCCCTAGTTCCCGCGCGGCACGCAATCGGCGATGCCCATAGCTCACCTGATAGCGAGACGGATCGGACGGATGCCTCCGGACGAGAATTGGTATTAACTGCCCTTCAGAGGCAATGAGCGCCTTAAACGTCTCAAATTCCCCCTCGTCTTCGTCATTGAGCCGGTCCGGAAATGGCGAGGGATCGACCAATTCCGGATCGATCTCAATATCACCGCTGCCTTCAGCAATGGCCTTGAGCTGATCTCTCTCTTCCCGCAGTTCTGCAAGCGAACGCTGTGTCGCACCAATCACCCCTGCAACTCGAGATGACGGTGCTGTCGTTTCCTTTGGCGGGTTCAGCGCTGCCGCATCGTTCGGCTGTGGCGTGTATGCTGCAAAGCTTGCAAGGATCGACTTACGGCCCGATTGTTTACTCATGGCCTCCCCCAGCTCCGCTCAATCAGATCAACTATTCGCTGATTGACGGCGTCGATCGATTCCCTCGCCCGCTTCACGGTATTTGCGCCGATGTTTCCCGGCTCGAGTTCATACAGCGTCCTCTTCGCCAACCCCGCCGTCTCGACAGCGCTACTCTCCACTGCAGTCGGTGTCAGAACATCATCTCCGAACAAACTGCGCATCATCCCGACGACGTGAACTTGCGACTGGTCGTTAGGATCATGGCGAGTAATAAGGTATCGAAGGAAATCCTGTTGCATCTTTGCCCCGGCGTCTCGGATGACACCTATTAAGTCACCCATCATCAACAGAAACTGGCTCATAGACATCACGTCCAGCATCGCCGGATGCACGGTAACGATAAGTCCGGTGGCCGCGTAGATTGCCCCAAGTGTCAAGAAGCCAAGGGAAGGGGGGGTGTCCAGCAACACGACGTCATAATCGTTCTCCACCTCGGCAATTGCTAGCCGAAGGCGTTCGAAGAAGATTTCGCCGGTTCCTATCCGTCTGTCAGCTAGAGCTCGAGGCGTCTCGTGCTCATATTCCATCACCTCAATGTTACCGGGAATAAGGTCGATCCCTGAAAAATATGTGGGCCTGATGATCTCTCTAATCGGCCGACGATTTCCGTCGTACCGCAGGGCTCCATAAATCGTCTCATTATCACCAACATCCATTTCCGGCTGCGCACCAAACATTGCCGAAAGAGATGCTTGTGGATCGAGGTCGATGGCCAGAACCCTGAAACCGTGCAGCGCAAGATAGTGCGCGAGATGCGCACTGGTCGTCGTTTTGGCACTGCCGCCCTTAAAATTTGCAACCGCTAGAACCTGCAAGTGCTCGCCAACCCGTCGTCGGGGTAGGAAGCGGCGGGCATCAGATGGCCGAGCCTCAGCGAATATCTCGCGAAGCTCGTTAATCTGTCCAAGCGTATAAGCCCTGTGGTTGTTCTCGAGCCGCGCTGGGACCGGACCCTTGCCTTCGATTGACATCGTCCGCAGAGTAGACTCGGGAATATTTGTGAGCTTAGACACCTCATTCGTCAGGAAGTAACGAAGTTGCTTCTCAGCGTTGGGCGGATACATTTGCTCACGCCGCGATTGCAACTCACTCGATAGCGTGCGCGCGTGCCGAATGATCTTGTCTGCGGGATCCTCATCGATATGTGCTGTCGCTAGCTTCGACATTGTTGCTTCTAGACCTTCCTGACGGGCAATGGGCGATTAAATGCCCTTCTGCCGTCAAGGATAGCACACGATTCCCTCTATCCGTCCAGTGGTTTAAGGTTAACAGAAGGTTAACGCCAATTATCGGAATTTCTGCTCGCCGACACTTCATCCATTAATATCATCTAGTTAGCCCACTTTTCGCGTATCGCGGCTGTGGATGGGAAGTGCAGATTTGCACATACTTCTTAGCTTCTAGCCGCTCTCCGCCACTCGCATTTTGCGACCCGGAACACCGACTCGGTAGAATCACTGGGTGCAAATCTGCACGTAGGCACACGCGTCGCGAGATGATTTCTGTTCGCATGACCTGTTCATGCGGAGATCGTGATGCGGATACTGACAGTCTCGCCGGACCAATACGAACGGTATCGAAGCTTTCTCAAACAGATGCACCTTCTTCGCGGAGCGGTGTTCGGTGGCCGTCTCGAATGGGACGTCTCTATCACCGCGGGGGAAGAACGCGACCAGTATGACGACTTCAAACCAACCTACCTCCTGGCGACTACAAGTGGTGGCTTGATCGCCGGCTGCGTCCGTCTTCTTCCGGCTTCCGGCCCGACGATGCTGGAACGAACCTTCCCCCAGCTGCTCGAAACGGGTGACCTCAGCGCGCATTCCGGGATGGTCGAGAGTTCGCGTTTCTGCGTCGATACCTCGCTCGTCTCACGGAGAGATACGAGCCAACTGCACCTTGCGACGCTTACCCTGTTCGCCGGCATCATCGAATGGGCGATGGCAAAAGGTTACGCGGAGATCGTCACGGCGACCGATCTTCGTTTCGAGCGCATCCTGAAGCGGGCCGGTTGGCCCATGCGGCGGCTCGGCCAACCGGCCGCGATCGGCAACACCATCGCTATTGCCGGAAGCCTGCCGGCGGATCGCGCGAGCTTCGAGCAGGTTTGCCCTGCGGGCTATCAGTCGTTCCCCCGGACCGACGTGGCAGCGATCAGGAGTGCGGCGTGACCCAGCTGCGCTCCCATTCCAGACTCGTCCGCAAACTCCAGGACGCGCTCGGCGACCAGCTCTGCGTCGCGCTCGATGATGTGACTGTCGTAGAGATCATGCTCAACCCGGATGGCAAGCTCTTCATCGAGCGCCTGGGGCATGGCGTGGCGCCCGCAGGTGTGCTTAGCCCCGCCGCGGCGGAAGTGATCATCGGTAGCGTAGCCCATGCACTGCAGTCGGAAGCCGACGATGAACAGCCGATCATCTCCGGCGAACTGCCGATCGGCGGCCACCGCTTCGAGGGCCTCCTGCCGCCTGTCGTTTCCGGACCGAGCTTCACAATTCGCCGGCGTGCCTCCCGCCTGATCCCGCTCGACGACTACGTGAAGCAAAAGATCATGACCGAGGCGCAGGTCTCGGTTCTACGGAGTGCGATTGCGTCTCGCATGAACATCGTGATTTCCGGCGGAACAGGCTCTGGCAAAACGACGCTCGCCAATGCAGTCATAGCCGAAATCGTCGGGAATGCGCCGGACGATCGGATTGTCATCCTGGAGGACACGGCCGAGATTCAGTGCGCGGCCGAGAACGCCGTGGCGCTCCATACAAGCGACACGATCGATATGGCCCGGCTTCTCAAGAGCACGATGCGCTTGCGGCCCGATCGCATCATCGTCGGAGAGGTCCGCGACGGGGCGGCGCTCACGCTGCTTAAAGCATGGAATACAGGGCATCCCGGCGGGGTCACCACCATTCATTCTAACACGGCGATGTCGGCTCTCCGCCGGCTCGAGCAACTGACCGCGGAAGTGAGCCAACAGCCGATGCAGGAAGTGATCGGCGAGGCAGTGGACCTGATCGTGTCGATAGAACGAACGGGGAAGGGGAGGCGGGTTCGCGAGGTCATCCATGTCGAGGGCTTCACCAATTCCCGCTACCGGACCGAACACTACGCCCAGATCGATGAGGATAGCCATGTCGCATAAGACCAGTATTACTATTGCACTTGCGGCATTCGCCGCCGTCTCCTGCATCGGTTTGGCAGATTCGGCATTCGCCTCTTCGGGCGGTAGTCTGCCGTGGGAATCTCCGCTGCAACAGATCCAGCAATCCATCACCGGGCCGGTTGCCGGCTTCATCGCGCTCGCGGCCGTCGCCATCGCCGGCGGCATGCTGATCTTCGGTGGCGAACTCAACGACTTCGCCAGGAGGCTTTGCTATGTCGCCCTTGTTGGCGGCGTGTTGCTCGGCGCGACCCAGATCGTTGCACTGTTTGGAGCGACCGGCGCTTCTATCGGAGAGATCGAGGCCCGGACCGGGTCTGGGATCGTCGAACTGTGGGCAACACTTCGACCGGAAGGGGAGGGGGCTCATGGCTGAGCCAGGCTCCAACCTTGCCCGTTCGCGGGTGCATCGGGCGCTATCACGCCCGAACCTGCTGATGGGCGCCGACCGCGAACTGGTGTTGCTCACAGGCCTTGCCGCCGTGATCCTGATCTTCGTGGTGCTGACCTGGTACGCCGCGCTGTTCGGTATGGTCATCTGGCTGGTCGCGGTCGCCGCCCTCCGCATGATGGCGAAGGCCGATCCGCTGATGCGCCGCGTCTATCTGCGGCACGTGTCCTATCGATCCCTCTACCGGCCCACCTCGACGCCGTGGCGCAAGTTCTGAGGGGGTGAACATGGTCGCACTGAAGCCCTTCCGACACTCCGGCCCATCATTCGCCGATCTGGTTCCCTATGCAGGTCTCGTAGACAACGGCGTAATCCTGCTGAAGGACGGCTCGCTGATGGCCGGCTGGTATTTTGCCGGCCCGGACAGCGAAAGCTCGACAGACGTCGAGCGAAACGAGGTCAGCCGGCAGATCAATATGATCCTGTCGCGGCTGGGGTCCGGCTGGATGATACAGGTCGAGGCCCTGCGGGTTCCGACGATCGACTATGCGGAAGAGGACGCTTGCCATTTCCGTGATCCGGTCACGCGCGCGATCGATACCGAGCGCAGGTCTCATTTCGAGCGGGAGAGCGGGCATTTCGAGAGCCGGCACGCGCTAATCCTAACCTGGCGGGCGCCAGAGCCCCGGCGCTCCGGCATGGCGCGCTACGTCTATTCTGACACCGCCAGCCGTTCGGCTACCTATGCCGACACGGCACTTGAGAGCTTCCGGACCTCGATCCGCGAGGTCGAACAGTACCTCGCCAATGTCGTCTCCATCCGCCGCATGACAACTCGGGAAACCGAAGAACGCGGGGGCTTCAGGGTCGCCCGCTATGACGAGTTGTTCCAGTTCATCCGCTTCTGCATTACCGGCGAGAACCACCCTGTCCGGCTCCCGGATATCCCGATGTACCTCGACTGGCTTGTCACGGCTGAACTTCAGCATGGCCTGACGCCGACGGTCGAGAACCGCTTTCTCGGTGTCGTCGCCATTGACGGCCTAGCCGCGGAGAGCTGGCCGGGGATCCTGAACAGTCTCGACCTGATGCCGCTCACCTATCGGTGGTCCTCGCGCTTCGTCTTTCTCGACGAGCAGGAGGCACGACAGAAACTCGAGCGCACCCGCAAGAAATGGCAGCAGAAGGTCAGGCCGTTTTTCGATCAGCTTTTCCAGACCCAGAGCCGCTCGGTCGACCAGGACGCGATGATGATGGTGGCCGAGACCGAGGACGCAATCGCTCAAGCCGCGTCGCAACTCGTCGCCTATGGCTATTACACGCCGGTTATCGTTCTGTTTGACGACCAGCAACCGCGCCTCCAGGAAAAGTGCGAGGCGATCCGTCGTCTCATCCAGGCCGAAGGGTTCGGCGCCCGGATCGAAACGCTGAATGCGACCGACGCCTTCCTCGGCAGTCTGCCGGGCGTCTCCTATGCCAATATCCGCGAGCCGCTCGTTAACACTCGCAATCTCGCCGATCTCATTCCGTTGAATTCCGTCTGGTCGGGAAGCCCGATCGCACCGTGCCCGTTCTATCCACCAGGCTCACCACCGCTCATGCAGGTCGCCAGCGGCTCGACGCCGTTCCGCCTCAACCTGCATGTCGATGATGTGGGGCATACGCTGATCTTCGGCCCGACAGGCTCGGGAAAATCGACTTTGCTGTCGCTGATCGCCGCGCAGTTTCGGCGCTATGCGGGTGCGCAGATCTTTGCCTTCGACAAAGGGCGG is a genomic window of Agrobacterium vitis containing:
- the trbB gene encoding P-type conjugative transfer ATPase TrbB, producing the protein MTQLRSHSRLVRKLQDALGDQLCVALDDVTVVEIMLNPDGKLFIERLGHGVAPAGVLSPAAAEVIIGSVAHALQSEADDEQPIISGELPIGGHRFEGLLPPVVSGPSFTIRRRASRLIPLDDYVKQKIMTEAQVSVLRSAIASRMNIVISGGTGSGKTTLANAVIAEIVGNAPDDRIVILEDTAEIQCAAENAVALHTSDTIDMARLLKSTMRLRPDRIIVGEVRDGAALTLLKAWNTGHPGGVTTIHSNTAMSALRRLEQLTAEVSQQPMQEVIGEAVDLIVSIERTGKGRRVREVIHVEGFTNSRYRTEHYAQIDEDSHVA
- a CDS encoding conjugal transfer protein TrbE gives rise to the protein MVALKPFRHSGPSFADLVPYAGLVDNGVILLKDGSLMAGWYFAGPDSESSTDVERNEVSRQINMILSRLGSGWMIQVEALRVPTIDYAEEDACHFRDPVTRAIDTERRSHFERESGHFESRHALILTWRAPEPRRSGMARYVYSDTASRSATYADTALESFRTSIREVEQYLANVVSIRRMTTRETEERGGFRVARYDELFQFIRFCITGENHPVRLPDIPMYLDWLVTAELQHGLTPTVENRFLGVVAIDGLAAESWPGILNSLDLMPLTYRWSSRFVFLDEQEARQKLERTRKKWQQKVRPFFDQLFQTQSRSVDQDAMMMVAETEDAIAQAASQLVAYGYYTPVIVLFDDQQPRLQEKCEAIRRLIQAEGFGARIETLNATDAFLGSLPGVSYANIREPLVNTRNLADLIPLNSVWSGSPIAPCPFYPPGSPPLMQVASGSTPFRLNLHVDDVGHTLIFGPTGSGKSTLLSLIAAQFRRYAGAQIFAFDKGRSMLPLTLAIGGDHYEIGGDGAGEGDGASPRLAFCPLAELSTDSDRAWAAEWIETLVALQGVTVTPDYRNAISRQLALMAESRGRSLSDFVSGVQMREIKDALHHYTVDGPMGQLLDAEEDGLALGAFQCFEVEELMNLGERNLVPVLLYMFRRVEKRLTGAPSLIILDEAWLMLGHPTFRDKIREWLKVLRKANCAVVLATQSISDAERSGIIDVLKESCPTKICLPNGAAREPGTREFYERIGFNERQIEIVATALPKREYYVASPEGRRLFDMSLGPVALSFVGASGKEDLKRIRALHSEYGADWPKHWLQQRGIAHVETLFPAA
- the trbC gene encoding conjugal transfer pilin TrbC: MSHKTSITIALAAFAAVSCIGLADSAFASSGGSLPWESPLQQIQQSITGPVAGFIALAAVAIAGGMLIFGGELNDFARRLCYVALVGGVLLGATQIVALFGATGASIGEIEARTGSGIVELWATLRPEGEGAHG
- a CDS encoding conjugal transfer protein TrbD, producing the protein MAEPGSNLARSRVHRALSRPNLLMGADRELVLLTGLAAVILIFVVLTWYAALFGMVIWLVAVAALRMMAKADPLMRRVYLRHVSYRSLYRPTSTPWRKF